A genomic segment from Luteolibacter ambystomatis encodes:
- a CDS encoding HD domain-containing protein, whose translation MISTALHIGASSVSVMVCEQDGQTILPVDFLEQPAPIARDIFRRGSLSQSTIERIVSIIKGYQKSLAELGLDPHGITRTLATNILSEATNQEAVLNRIRIACGLDVSTIDDGEMTRLIYLKTRRRLKDIPAMKDQTTLVVHVGPGNTRALLFQGGAIVRYTSYRLGTHRTREAVEGSHAEGPALLRVIREHASGNLTQIRFDYSDVQIQALVVIGYEIQSITRHLGKPGQACPVKTLRQFVAGAAILSDVELVKRFQVDYQTADALVPSLEINLAIAEQLGLSELHIPASEYEQGLLHDILISRDLTGSFADEVLRSARILAERYQSDPRHGEHVGRLCSRFFAEMADLHQLTSHDALLLQVAAILHEVGTYVSPRAHHKHSEYIILNSEIFGLDRLDVTIVALVSRYHRHSGPSPTHPHYHALSTDDRIRVAKLAALLRAADALERTHDQRVSEILFRREGDKLHLRLPSLEDAAVERLAMQSKGDLFQQVFGLEIVIDDDL comes from the coding sequence GTGATTTCCACGGCCCTGCACATCGGGGCGAGTTCGGTTTCCGTGATGGTCTGCGAACAGGACGGCCAGACGATCCTGCCGGTGGATTTTCTCGAACAGCCGGCCCCCATCGCGCGCGACATCTTCCGTCGCGGCTCGTTGAGTCAGAGCACCATCGAGCGGATCGTCTCAATCATCAAGGGCTATCAGAAATCGTTGGCCGAGCTCGGCCTCGATCCCCACGGCATCACCCGCACCCTGGCCACCAACATCCTCAGCGAGGCCACCAACCAGGAAGCGGTGCTCAACCGCATCCGCATCGCCTGCGGACTGGATGTCTCCACGATCGACGACGGGGAAATGACCCGCCTGATCTATCTGAAGACCCGCCGCCGCCTGAAGGACATCCCGGCGATGAAGGATCAGACCACGCTGGTGGTCCACGTCGGTCCGGGCAATACCCGCGCCCTGCTTTTCCAAGGGGGAGCCATCGTCCGCTACACCAGCTACCGCCTCGGCACCCACCGCACCCGTGAGGCAGTGGAGGGTTCCCACGCGGAAGGCCCCGCCCTGCTGCGCGTGATCCGCGAGCACGCCTCCGGCAATCTCACCCAGATCCGCTTCGATTACTCGGACGTCCAGATCCAGGCGCTGGTGGTCATCGGCTACGAAATCCAGTCCATCACCCGCCACCTCGGCAAGCCCGGCCAGGCGTGCCCGGTGAAAACGTTGCGCCAGTTTGTGGCCGGTGCCGCCATCCTCAGCGATGTGGAATTGGTGAAACGCTTCCAGGTCGACTACCAGACCGCCGACGCGCTGGTGCCCTCGCTGGAAATCAACCTCGCCATCGCCGAGCAGCTCGGCCTCTCCGAGCTGCACATCCCTGCCAGCGAATACGAGCAGGGACTGCTCCACGACATCCTCATTTCCCGCGACCTCACCGGCTCCTTCGCCGATGAAGTGCTCCGCTCCGCCCGCATCCTCGCCGAGCGCTACCAATCCGATCCGCGCCATGGAGAGCACGTCGGGCGTCTCTGCAGCCGCTTCTTCGCGGAAATGGCGGACCTTCACCAGCTCACCAGCCACGATGCCCTGCTACTGCAAGTGGCGGCCATCCTTCATGAAGTGGGCACCTACGTGAGCCCGCGCGCGCATCACAAGCACTCGGAATACATCATCCTCAATTCCGAGATCTTCGGACTCGACCGTCTGGACGTCACCATCGTCGCACTGGTATCGCGCTACCACCGCCACTCCGGCCCCAGCCCGACCCATCCACACTATCACGCGCTCTCGACGGACGACCGCATCCGCGTGGCCAAACTCGCCGCCCTGCTGCGCGCGGCGGACGCGCTGGAGCGCACCCACGACCAGCGCGTGAGCGAGATCCTGTTCCGCCGCGAGGGCGACAAGTTGCACCTGCGCCTCCCCAGCCTGGAGGACGCCGCCGTGGAGCGGCTGGCCATGCAATCCAAAGGCGATCTTTTCCAACAGGTCTTCGGCCTCGAAATCGTGATCGACGACGACCTCTAA
- a CDS encoding (R)-mandelonitrile lyase, whose amino-acid sequence MNIQRNGSQPSVQGPADWFTGTVRIDPLFQPQDTARTAGACVTFEPGARTAWHTHPLGQTLIVVSGCGRVQREGGSIEEIRPGDVVWFPPGERHWHGASPTTAMTHIAIQELLDGKAVDWLEHVSDEEYRG is encoded by the coding sequence ATGAACATCCAACGAAACGGCTCACAGCCATCCGTCCAAGGCCCGGCCGATTGGTTCACCGGCACGGTCCGGATCGATCCGCTGTTCCAACCGCAGGACACCGCGCGCACGGCCGGAGCCTGTGTCACCTTCGAACCCGGCGCGCGCACCGCCTGGCACACCCATCCATTGGGCCAAACCCTGATCGTCGTTTCCGGCTGTGGCCGGGTACAACGCGAAGGAGGCTCCATCGAAGAAATCCGGCCCGGCGATGTGGTTTGGTTTCCACCCGGTGAAAGACACTGGCATGGAGCCTCCCCCACCACCGCGATGACCCACATCGCCATCCAGGAATTATTGGACGGCAAGGCGGTTGACTGGCTGGAGCACGTCAGCGACGAGGAATACCGCGGGTGA
- the can gene encoding carbonate dehydratase, translating into MPDLKSLLENNRAWAEAQVAADPEFFKRLAAQQSPEYLWIGCSDSRVPANQITGLAPGEVFVHRNVANVVAETDFNVLAVMQYAVDVLKVKHIIVCGHYGCGGVRAALENFRHGMIDNWLAGIRLIARLNREELDAMPHEEAVDRLCELNVLIQAKHVARTTILEDAWDRGQEIKIHSWIYRLDTGLISRLADPISAKIDV; encoded by the coding sequence ATGCCTGATCTCAAGTCCCTCCTCGAAAACAACCGCGCCTGGGCCGAGGCCCAGGTGGCCGCCGATCCGGAATTCTTCAAGCGCCTCGCTGCCCAGCAGAGCCCGGAATACCTGTGGATCGGCTGCTCCGACAGCCGCGTGCCCGCCAACCAGATCACCGGTCTCGCGCCCGGCGAGGTGTTCGTGCATCGCAATGTCGCCAACGTGGTGGCGGAGACCGATTTCAACGTCCTCGCGGTGATGCAGTATGCCGTGGATGTCCTGAAGGTGAAGCACATCATCGTTTGCGGCCACTATGGCTGCGGCGGCGTGCGTGCCGCGCTGGAAAATTTCCGCCATGGCATGATCGACAACTGGCTCGCGGGCATCCGCTTGATCGCCCGCCTGAATCGTGAGGAGCTGGATGCCATGCCGCATGAGGAAGCCGTGGACCGCCTTTGCGAACTGAACGTTCTCATCCAGGCCAAGCACGTCGCGCGAACGACGATTTTGGAAGACGCGTGGGATCGCGGTCAGGAGATCAAGATCCACAGTTGGATCTATCGCCTTGATACGGGTCTGATCAGCCGCCTCGCCGATCCGATCAGCGCGAAGATCGACGTTTGA
- a CDS encoding polyphosphate kinase 2 family protein — protein sequence MPSKGIDRYLVKPGSKFEMASVDTSEKTLWEDLTKDDHEATYDMLRDELQHLQKVLYAQQKHRVLVVIQAMDTGGKDGCIKHVFSRIDPQGINVHSFKKPSEEELAHDFLWRVHPHVPRNGQLVIFNRSHYEDILAVRVKKLFPDEVWKRRYRHVVEFERMLAEEGTTIIKIFLHISKDEQKKRLEARLENPAKHWKFNPDDLQDRARWGDFMHAYEDLIGKTSTECAPWYVIPADRKWYRNLCVANLMVEKLRSLKMEFPHPTWDPATVRVED from the coding sequence ATGCCATCCAAAGGGATTGATCGCTATCTGGTGAAGCCGGGCTCGAAATTCGAGATGGCTTCCGTGGATACGTCCGAAAAGACATTGTGGGAAGATCTCACCAAGGACGACCACGAGGCCACCTACGACATGCTGCGCGATGAATTGCAGCACCTCCAGAAGGTCCTCTACGCCCAGCAGAAGCACCGCGTGCTGGTGGTGATCCAGGCGATGGACACGGGCGGCAAGGATGGCTGCATCAAGCACGTCTTTTCACGGATCGACCCGCAGGGCATCAATGTCCACTCGTTCAAGAAGCCGAGCGAGGAGGAACTGGCGCATGATTTCCTGTGGCGCGTGCATCCGCATGTGCCCCGCAACGGCCAGCTCGTCATTTTCAACCGCAGCCACTACGAGGACATCCTCGCCGTGCGGGTGAAAAAGCTGTTTCCGGATGAAGTCTGGAAGCGCCGCTACCGCCACGTCGTCGAGTTCGAGCGGATGCTGGCGGAGGAAGGGACCACGATCATCAAGATCTTCCTCCACATCAGCAAGGACGAGCAGAAGAAGCGCCTCGAAGCCCGCCTCGAAAATCCTGCGAAGCATTGGAAATTCAATCCCGATGACCTCCAGGATCGCGCCCGCTGGGGTGACTTCATGCACGCGTATGAGGACCTGATCGGCAAAACCTCCACCGAGTGCGCGCCGTGGTATGTGATTCCGGCCGACCGCAAGTGGTATCGCAACCTCTGTGTGGCGAACCTGATGGTGGAAAAACTGCGCTCGCTGAAGATGGAGTTCCCGCATCCCACCTGGGATCCGGCGACCGTGCGGGTGGAGGATTGA
- a CDS encoding SDR family oxidoreductase, with translation MSNPIKGKVVVIPGAGSSLGEATARLLAAQGAHLVLGAESITRLESLAGELESSGGQVITMAMDVTRRDQVQDLVNAAMRTFGRMDVMVSTSQD, from the coding sequence ATGAGCAATCCCATCAAAGGAAAAGTCGTCGTGATCCCCGGAGCCGGCAGCAGCCTCGGCGAAGCCACCGCCCGCCTCCTGGCCGCGCAGGGGGCGCACCTCGTGCTTGGAGCGGAATCCATCACCCGGCTGGAATCACTGGCCGGAGAACTGGAAAGCAGCGGAGGACAGGTCATCACCATGGCCATGGACGTGACCCGCCGCGATCAGGTCCAGGATCTCGTAAACGCGGCCATGCGGACCTTCGGCCGCATGGATGTGATGGTTTCCACCTCCCAGGACTGA
- the nagB gene encoding glucosamine-6-phosphate deaminase, producing the protein MNSVSFRVFDSSDDAARELAAEVAELIRSRAAEGRNAVLGLATGNTPLPFYRELIRLHQEEGLSFGNVITFNLDEYLGLERDHPESYWTFMHRNLFDHLDIAPDNVNLPSGTVADSEVAAHCAAYEDAIREAGGLDFQLLGIGRTGHIGFNEPGSEKNSITRRVHLDPVTRADAAPAFGGLDNVPTYAITMGCATILSAKRIALLAWGDKKASIVKAAIEGPITDQISASFLQEHGNTTYFLDRGAASLLA; encoded by the coding sequence GTGAATTCTGTTTCTTTTAGGGTATTTGATTCTTCTGACGATGCCGCCCGCGAGCTGGCCGCCGAAGTGGCGGAATTGATCCGTTCCCGTGCCGCCGAAGGCCGCAATGCCGTGCTGGGTCTCGCCACCGGCAACACGCCGCTTCCCTTCTACCGCGAGCTGATCCGCCTGCATCAGGAGGAAGGCCTCTCTTTCGGCAACGTCATCACGTTCAACCTCGACGAATATCTCGGCCTCGAGCGCGATCACCCGGAAAGCTACTGGACCTTCATGCACCGGAACCTGTTCGACCACCTCGACATCGCTCCGGACAACGTCAACCTGCCCTCCGGCACCGTCGCCGACTCCGAAGTGGCGGCCCACTGCGCTGCCTATGAGGATGCCATCCGCGAAGCCGGCGGCCTCGATTTCCAGCTTCTCGGCATCGGTCGAACCGGTCATATCGGTTTCAACGAGCCCGGCTCGGAGAAGAACTCCATCACCCGCCGCGTCCACCTCGATCCGGTGACCCGCGCGGACGCCGCTCCGGCCTTCGGTGGCCTCGACAACGTCCCCACCTACGCCATCACCATGGGCTGCGCCACCATCCTGAGTGCCAAGCGCATCGCCCTGCTGGCCTGGGGCGACAAGAAGGCCTCGATCGTGAAGGCCGCCATCGAAGGCCCGATCACCGATCAAATCAGCGCCTCCTTCCTCCAGGAGCACGGCAATACGACCTATTTCCTCGACCGCGGCGCGGCTTCCCTGCTCGCCTGA
- a CDS encoding N-acetylmuramoyl-L-alanine amidase — MRLAALLAILATLTVSAAEKVIVIDPGHGGSTDAGSQKERTLSSSNNATSPSKLLEKDLTLELSLEVAKQLSARPHTALKPVLTRTKDENPDFARRAAFCAAAKPVAIFSIHFNASDNHAALGTTAVVAAKATNPNYAADEAFAKELIQAAHGAVVKFVPRSTPLAVIPDSHLHGGAGSNFFYQLARHPELNNVPKCFLEIEFIDRKDVDTNLLAKRREAFPAIAKAIADYLATRFE; from the coding sequence ATGAGACTGGCCGCCTTGCTGGCCATCCTTGCCACACTTACCGTCAGTGCGGCCGAAAAGGTCATCGTCATTGATCCGGGCCATGGTGGGAGCACCGATGCCGGTTCCCAGAAGGAGCGGACCTTGTCGTCTTCGAACAACGCGACTTCACCTTCAAAACTGTTAGAAAAAGATCTCACTCTGGAGCTTTCGCTGGAAGTGGCGAAGCAACTTTCAGCACGTCCGCATACGGCTTTGAAGCCGGTGCTTACACGCACCAAAGACGAGAATCCGGACTTCGCCAGGCGCGCCGCGTTCTGTGCGGCTGCCAAACCCGTGGCGATCTTCAGCATCCACTTCAACGCCTCGGACAATCACGCCGCGCTGGGTACCACCGCCGTGGTCGCCGCCAAGGCCACAAATCCGAATTACGCGGCTGACGAGGCATTCGCCAAGGAACTGATCCAAGCAGCCCACGGCGCGGTGGTGAAATTCGTCCCCCGCTCCACTCCGCTGGCGGTGATCCCGGACAGCCACCTCCACGGTGGTGCGGGATCGAATTTCTTTTACCAGCTCGCCAGGCACCCGGAACTCAACAACGTCCCGAAGTGCTTCCTGGAGATCGAGTTCATCGACCGCAAGGATGTGGACACCAATCTGCTGGCGAAGCGCAGGGAAGCCTTCCCCGCGATCGCCAAGGCGATCGCGGACTATCTGGCCACGCGCTTCGAGTGA
- the ppk1 gene encoding polyphosphate kinase 1 — protein MPAPYLNRELSWLEFNQRVLNEALRSDLPLLERVKFLAITASNMDEFFQVRVGGLILMQRSGRKAPDPSGMTPQQQLQAIHRRVGRMVDDQYELLNESLLPEMAKSGIRPLKMDHLTGTQMDQVAAVFEDSVFPLLTPLAVALNADGAAEPLLVPALQLIVACRLVEPDTGATRYAVIPIPETITRRVPVKSSEDTHAFVWIEDVVAWHADDLFPGEKVSATTCFRVTRNGDIAVQEEDAIDLAGEMEEVLTARRFSDTVRLEMPKNAPRDLGRVVREITRSGTPELVRANGPIGLSSLMDLAFLPGFDQLRDEEWPPQTSAAIVPGDSMFETIAAGDVLLHHPYESFEPVLRLIEEAAVDPDVIAIKQVLYRTARQSRIIDALILAAENGKHVTALVELKARFDEARNLHRADELQRAGAQIVYGVKGLKTHAKICLIVRREGGHLRRYAHLGTGNYNESTAKLYTDISYLTCKPEFGHDASLFFNAVTGRSKLLRFQRLVPAPTAMKPKLLELIAGETERAKQGLPARILAKVNSLQDPDIILALYRASQAGVEVKLNIRGICCLKPGDARWSKNIEVVSVIDRFLEHARLFYFHQGGTPEVFIASADWMGRNLERRVELMIPIEEPALQRRLVRILETFFQDNVQASKLMPDGTSQRIAKAQGQRAFRAQAHFFNQARKAAKAREHERSMTFEPHVPAE, from the coding sequence ATGCCTGCACCCTATCTCAACCGCGAACTGTCCTGGCTCGAGTTCAACCAGCGCGTGCTCAATGAGGCGCTGCGCTCCGACCTCCCTCTGCTGGAGCGCGTGAAGTTCCTGGCGATCACCGCCTCGAACATGGACGAGTTCTTCCAGGTCCGCGTGGGCGGGCTGATCCTCATGCAGCGCAGCGGCCGCAAGGCTCCCGATCCCAGCGGCATGACGCCGCAGCAACAACTCCAGGCGATCCACCGCCGCGTCGGCCGCATGGTCGATGACCAATATGAACTGCTGAACGAGAGCCTGCTGCCTGAGATGGCGAAGAGCGGCATCCGTCCGCTGAAGATGGACCACCTCACCGGCACCCAGATGGACCAGGTGGCCGCCGTCTTCGAGGACAGCGTGTTTCCCCTGCTCACGCCGCTGGCGGTCGCGTTGAATGCGGACGGTGCTGCGGAACCACTGCTGGTGCCCGCGCTGCAACTGATCGTCGCCTGCCGTCTGGTCGAGCCCGATACGGGCGCGACGCGTTATGCCGTCATCCCGATTCCGGAAACCATCACCCGCCGCGTGCCGGTGAAGTCATCCGAGGACACCCACGCCTTCGTCTGGATCGAGGACGTGGTGGCATGGCACGCGGACGACCTTTTCCCCGGCGAGAAAGTCTCCGCCACCACCTGTTTCCGCGTGACTCGCAATGGCGACATCGCCGTGCAGGAAGAGGATGCCATCGACCTCGCCGGCGAGATGGAGGAAGTCCTCACCGCCCGCCGTTTTTCCGATACGGTGCGTCTGGAAATGCCGAAGAACGCCCCGCGCGATCTCGGTCGTGTGGTGAGGGAGATCACCCGCTCCGGAACTCCCGAACTTGTGCGCGCGAATGGCCCGATCGGCCTGTCCTCGCTGATGGATCTCGCGTTCCTGCCGGGCTTCGACCAACTGCGGGACGAGGAGTGGCCGCCGCAAACCTCCGCGGCCATCGTGCCGGGAGACTCGATGTTCGAAACCATCGCCGCGGGCGACGTGCTACTACATCACCCGTACGAATCGTTCGAGCCCGTGCTGCGCCTCATCGAGGAAGCCGCCGTCGATCCGGATGTAATCGCGATCAAGCAGGTGCTCTACCGCACCGCCCGCCAGTCCCGCATCATCGACGCGCTGATCCTCGCCGCGGAAAACGGCAAGCACGTCACCGCGCTGGTGGAACTCAAGGCCCGCTTCGATGAAGCCCGCAACCTCCACCGCGCCGATGAACTCCAGCGCGCCGGCGCTCAGATCGTCTATGGCGTGAAGGGTCTCAAGACCCACGCGAAGATCTGCCTGATCGTGCGCCGCGAGGGTGGTCATCTCCGCCGCTACGCCCATCTCGGCACCGGCAACTACAACGAGTCCACGGCCAAGCTCTACACCGACATCTCCTACCTGACCTGCAAGCCGGAGTTCGGTCACGATGCCTCGCTGTTCTTCAACGCGGTCACCGGCCGTTCGAAGCTCCTGCGCTTCCAGCGCCTCGTGCCCGCGCCCACCGCGATGAAGCCGAAGCTGCTGGAACTCATCGCCGGTGAGACCGAGCGCGCCAAGCAGGGTCTGCCCGCGCGCATCCTTGCCAAGGTCAACTCGCTCCAGGACCCGGACATCATCCTCGCCCTCTACCGTGCCTCCCAGGCCGGCGTGGAAGTGAAGTTGAACATCCGCGGCATCTGCTGCCTGAAGCCCGGCGACGCCCGCTGGTCGAAGAACATCGAAGTCGTCTCCGTGATCGACCGCTTCCTCGAGCACGCCCGCCTGTTCTACTTCCACCAGGGCGGCACGCCGGAAGTCTTCATCGCCTCCGCCGACTGGATGGGCCGCAATCTCGAACGCCGCGTGGAATTGATGATTCCCATCGAGGAGCCCGCGCTGCAACGCCGTCTGGTCCGCATCCTGGAAACCTTCTTCCAGGACAACGTCCAGGCCTCGAAGCTGATGCCGGATGGCACCTCCCAACGCATCGCCAAAGCCCAGGGACAACGCGCCTTCCGCGCCCAGGCCCATTTCTTCAATCAAGCCCGCAAGGCCGCGAAAGCCCGCGAGCACGAACGCTCGATGACCTTCGAGCCGCACGTGCCAGCGGAATAA